Proteins from one Panicum virgatum strain AP13 chromosome 7K, P.virgatum_v5, whole genome shotgun sequence genomic window:
- the LOC120642733 gene encoding scarecrow-like protein 6, with product MRAAPFSAEGNGAGTIEALLWPEGKGGGGGGGSLLLVEPTSVLDCGRSPSPPYSTSTLSSSLGGAAGDSSSGVAAVSENSAAATEAPKWAAPGEHGGGGGGGGGRKEEWAGGELPPIPGTLDVGFGGEEGWDAMLGDAAAAAGQEQTFLNWIMAAPGEMEPPLQHHHQLLGNAAGFGFPASDPLGFSLQHHPGGGGGGGGGGGGGALSSPGARSLTSSSKVTSTFGLLPIEAPLQTPATTTMPFHDGGADIKPPLLGVPSGSASLLLNQHQPSPAASFMPLPSFPDHQHQPHLPPPPKRHHSMPDNLFLLQNQLQPPPQQGLPFPPLHTTAPFQLQPSLQPPRGAMKTTAAAQQQQQLLDELAAAAKAAEVGNSIGAREILARLNQQLPPIGKPFLRSASYFKEALLLALTDGHHGSTRLTSPLDVALKLAAYKSFSDLSPVLQFANFTATQALLDEIACTTASCIRVIDFDLGVGGQWASFLQELAHRRGTGNVTLPMLKLTAFVSTASHHPLELHLTRDNLSQFAADLGIPFEFNAINLDAFDPAELIAPTADELVAVCLPVGCSARTPPLPMLLQLVKQLSPKVVVAIDHGSDRGDLSFSQHFMNCLQSCMFLLDSLDAAGTDADAASKIERFLIQPRVEDAVLGRRRAEKPMAWRAVFTSAGFVPIPLSNLAEAQADCLLKRVQVRGFHVEKCGMGLALYWQRGELVSVSAWRC from the coding sequence ATGAGGGCGGCGCCCTTCAGTGCCGAGGGGAACGGGGCGGGGACCATAGAGGCGCTGCTTTGGCCGGaggggaagggcggcggcggcggcggaggaagcctGCTGCTGGTGGAGCCGACGTCGGTGCTGGACTGCGGGCGGAGCCCGAGCCCGCCCTACTCGACATCGACGCTGTCTTCGTCCCTGGGCGGCGCCGCGGGGGACTCCTCTTCCGGCGTGGCGGCGGTTTCGGagaacagcgccgccgccaccgaagcCCCCAAATGGGCGGCGCccggcgagcacggcggcggcggcggcggcggcggcgggaggaaggaggagtgGGCCGGCGGTGAGCTGCCGCCCATACCGGGGACCCTGGACGTGGGcttcggcggcgaggagggctggGACGCCATGCtcggcgacgccgcggcggcggccggccaggAGCAGACGTTCCTCAACTGGATCATGGCCGCGCCGGGCGAAATGGAGCCGCCgctccagcaccaccaccagctcCTCGGCAATGCCGCCGGCTTCGGGTTCCCGGCCTCGGACCCGCTCGGCTTCTCCCTGCAGCATcaccccggcggcggtggcggtggcgggggcgggggcgggggcggcgccctGTCGTCCCCCGGCGCGAGGTCGCtcaccagcagcagcaaggtCACCTCCACTTTCGGCCTCCTCCCCATCGAGGCGCCGCTTCAGACGCCGGCGACGACAACCATGCCTTTCCACGACGGCGGTGCCGACATAAAGCCCCCGCTCCTCGGCGTCCCGTCGGGGTCGGCCAGTCTACTCCTCAACCAGCACcagccgtcgccggcggcctcctTCATGCCGCTCCCCTCCTTTCCCGAccatcagcaccagccacatctcccgccgccgccgaagcgcCACCACTCCATGCCCGAcaacctcttcctcctccaaaACCAGCTCCAGCCGCCACCGCAGCAGGGTCTCCCGTTCCCACCACTGCATACTACGGCgccattccagctccagccatcGCTGCAACCGCCTCGGGGCGCGATGAAAACAactgcggcggcgcagcagcaacaacagcttCTGGACGAGCTTGCCGCGGCGGCAAAGGCGGCTGAGGTCGGCAACTCCATCGGCGCGCGAGAGATATTGGCGCGGCTCAATCAGCAGCTTCCCCCAATTGGGAAGCCTTTCCTCCGCTCGGCCTCCTACTTCAAGGAGGCCCTCCTCCTCGCGCTAACCGACGGCCACCACGGCTCCACCCGCCTCACCTCCCCGCTCGACGTCGCCCTCAAGCTCGCCGCTTACAAGTCCTTCTCCGACCTCTCGCCCGTTCTCCAGTTCGCCAATTTCACGGCCACCCAGGCGCTTCTCGACGAGATCGCTTGTACAACTGCTTCGTGTATCCGTGTCATTGATTTCGACCTCGGCGTTGGGGGCCAGTGGGCTTCCTTCTTGCAGGAGCTTGCACACCGCCGTGGAACTGGGAATGTCACCCTACCAATGTTGAAGCTCACAGCCTTCGTCTCAACTGCCTCCCACCACCCGCTTGAGCTGCATCTTACTCGGGATAACCTCTCACAATTTGCTGCAgaccttggcattccatttgaGTTCAATGCCATCAATCTCGATGCATTTGATCCCGCGGAACTCATCGCTCCTACTGCCGATGAGTTGGTTGCAGTTTGCCTCCCCGTCGGTTGCTCTGCGCGCACTCCACCGCTCCCTATGTTGCTTCAGTTGGTGAAACAGCTTTCTCCTAAGGTAGTGGTGGCTATTGATCATGGCAGTGACCGGGGCGACCTCTCATTTTCGCAGCACTTCATGAACTGCTTGCAGTCTTGTATGTTCCTTCTCGACTCGCTTGATGCTGCTGGCACTGATGCTGATGCTGCCAGTAAGATTGAGAGGTTTCTGATCCAGCCAAGAGTGGAGGATGCAGTACTTGGGCGGCGAAGAGCTGAAAAGCCAATGGCTTGGCGGGCGGTGTTTACTTCTGCCGGGTTTGTTCCAATCCCTCTCAGCAACCTTGCGGAAGCACAAGCTGACTGCCTCTTGAAGCGGGTTCAGGTCCGGGGATTCCATGTGGAGAAGTGTGGAATGGGTCTAGCACTCTACTGGCAGCGCGGTGAGCTCGTGTCTGTCTCGGCATGGAGGTGCTGA
- the LOC120642728 gene encoding 14 kDa proline-rich protein DC2.15-like, producing the protein MAGKASVALFLAVNMVVFAMASACGGDCPTPSTPSTPSTPTPTPASRGRCPRDALKLGVCANVLGLIKAKVGVPPAEPCCPLLEGLVDLEAALCLCTAIKGNILGINLNLPIDLSLILNYCGKTVPTGFKCL; encoded by the coding sequence ATGGCAGGCAAGGCCTCGGTCGCGCTGTTCCTGGCCGTCAACATGGTCGTGTTCGCCATGGCCAGCGCCTGCGGTGGCGACTGCCCCACGCCGTCGACCCCGTCCACCCCATCCACGCCGACCCCGACGCCGGCGTCGAGAGGCAGGTGCCCCCGCGACGCGCTGAAGCTGGGCGTGTGCGCCAACGTGCTGGGCCTGATCAAGGCCAAGGTCGGCGTGCCGCCGGCGGAGCCCTGCTGCCCGCTGCTGGAGGGGCTCGTCGACCTCGAGGCCGCCCTGTGCCTCTGCACCGCCATCAAGGGCAACATCCTCGGCATCAACCTGAACCTGCCCATCGACCTCAGCCTCATCCTCAACTACTGCGGCAAGACCGTGCCCACTGGCTTCAAGTGCCTCTAA
- the LOC120642727 gene encoding 14 kDa proline-rich protein DC2.15-like, producing MASKAVLFLALNLLLFTVANACGGCPTPPTPPAVPPPPPPSTPPPSSSGKCPVNALKFGVCVNVLGLVKGEAGKVPAEPCCSLLNGLADLEAAVCLCTAIKANVLGVVIDIPIKLSALVNYCGKCVPKGYTCA from the coding sequence ATGGCATCCAAGGCCGTCCTCTTCTTGGCACTCAACCTCCTCTTATTCACGGTGGCCAACGCCTGCGGCGGCTGCCCGACCCCACCAACGCCCCCggctgtgccgccgccgccgccaccttctaCCCCACCCCCATCATCCAGCGGCAAGTGCCCGGTGAACGCGCTCAAATTCGGCGTGTGCGTCAACGTGCTCGGCCTCGTCAAGGGCGAGGCCGGCAAGGTGCCCGCTGAGCCGTGCTGCAGCCTCCTCAACGGCCTCGCCGACTTGGAGGCCGCCGTCTGCCTCTGCACGGCCATCAAGGCCAACGTGCTCGGCGTCGTCATCGACATCCCTATCAAGCTCAGCGCCCTCGTCAACTACTGTGGCAAGTGCGTGCCCAAAGGCTACACCTGTGCGTAA
- the LOC120642732 gene encoding uncharacterized protein LOC120642732 — MPTASSPLAPKGQLTMATKRTPALLLVLLLSILLFARSCEARGLRVHGKGRSSSSSTSKSSHLPGKGVEATSLKKADNGWLTRQAEARSTVHSAVDDRVMAQADAKAAEGVAVMASPTAAGTPVGASPVVRVSQRLSRREDTGFHLDYAGPRTHTPSHN, encoded by the exons ATGCCTACCGCAAGCTCTCCTCTTGCCCCCAAGGGGCAGCTGACGATGGCGACGAAGCGCACCCCCGCCCTTctcctggtcctcctcctctccATCCTTCTCTTCGCGAGGTCATGCGAGGCGCGAGGCCTTCGTGTCCATGGCAagggccgcagcagcagcagctccaccAGCAAGTCGTCACATCTACCAGGCAAG GGCGTCGAGGCAACTAGCTTGAAGAAGGCAGATAATGGTTGGCTGACAAGGCAGGCAGAAGCTAGATCAACGGTTCACAGTGCTGTCGATGATCGCGTGATGGCTCAGGCGGATGCGAAGGCGGCGGAGGGAGTGGCAGTAATGGCATCACCAACCGCAGCAGGCACTCCTGTTGGAGCCTCGCCTGTCGTTAGAGTTTCGCAGCGGCTTTCTCGGCGGGAGGACACGGGGTTTCATCTGGATTATGCCGGGCCAAGGACACACACCCCTTCTCACAACTAA